A genome region from Tursiops truncatus isolate mTurTru1 chromosome 15, mTurTru1.mat.Y, whole genome shotgun sequence includes the following:
- the C15H20orf173 gene encoding uncharacterized protein C20orf173 homolog, with amino-acid sequence MALQLPSVQVQEIWLPIRDPHDSVCHHTAGGNWFDVGYEKTMGHLMGAAEPTSPDAVLSWSGMNSASELGRVREKLFKVIPRTLVSHFDLFCGTCASVGNSKILWAASLGKSANHTVVSRMNQVPIQGFEMLGNQTTGQSVSLRNDRDQGSWRQLDLLLLRLFVLAWTSDALSEEDAHFGFGAEKQGRWPRYWEDVNQTNGDSVHTEHRSRNGSQLEWTSSPFTRDTLLGNTSPRPLGLNAGESWGCSSRSSRALGTFRGKGQEEIV; translated from the exons ATGGCGTTGCAGCTGCCCTCCGTTCAAGTTCAGGAAATATGGCTTCCCATCCGGGACCCTCACGACTCTGTCTGCCACCACACGGCCGGAGGGAACTGGTTTGATGTAGGTTACGAGAAGACGATGGGGCACCTCATGGGAGCAGCAGAGCCCACCAGCCCTGACGCTGTGCTCTCGTGGTCG GGCATGAACTCAGCAAGCGAGCTGGGCAGAGTGCGGGAGAAGCTGTTCAAGGTGATTCCCAGGACCTTGGTGAGCCATTTTGATCTCTTCTGTGGAACTTGTGCATCGGTGGGGAACTCGAAGATCCTTTGGGCCGCCAGCCTCGGCAAGAGTGCCAATCACACTGTGGTCTCCAG GATGAACCAAGTCCCTATTCAGGGCTTCGAGATGCTGGGGAACCAAACCACAGGACAGTCCGTCTCCCTCCGGAATGACAGGGACCAGGGTTCTTGGAGGCAGCTGgacctgctgctcctgaggctcttTGTTCTGGCATGGACTTCAGATGCTCTGAGTGAAGAG GATGCCCACTTTGGATTTGGAGCAGAAAAGCAAGGAAGGTGGCCCCGTTACTGGGAGGATGTTAATCAGACCAATGGAGATTCTGTCCATACAGAGCACAGAAGCAGAAATGGAAGTCAGCTAGAGTGGACAAGCTCACCGTTCACACGGGACACCCTGCTGGGTAACACAAGTCCTCGTCCTTTGGGCCTGAATGCAGGGGAATCTTGGGGTtgcagcagcaggagcagcaggGCTCTGGGGACGTTCAGGGGTAAAGGGCAAGAGGAAATTGTATAG